The segment AAAAGTCTCTAAAATATGATGGTCATTCACTACTAGATATTTTCCATCCGGAGATACAATCATTTGCCATACCCAATACCCTACAGGAATCCGCCAGCCGGTATCTTCATAGCGACCACTAGAACCCTCAACTCGGCGTAAAACCACAATCGGCCATCTCTCGTCCCAGAATCCTACATAAATATATCTATCATCCTTACTTATGGCTATAGCTTTCGCATTACTCCCAATATCAAATTGTTGTACTCGGGTAGTATCTAACCTGCCATCGGATAACACTGGATATATTTCCACATCTACTCGACTGGTTAAAGAAAGCATAGCAAATGC is part of the bacterium genome and harbors:
- a CDS encoding lactonase family protein, which encodes AFAMLSLTSRVDVEIYPVLSDGRLDTTRVQQFDIGSNAKAIAISKDDRYIYVGFWDERWPIVVLRRVEGSSGRYEDTGWRIPVGYWVWQMIVSPDGKYLVVNDHHILETFAIQDDGNLVATGYKFPFESVFGNGPMYFQFAYPPAPTEIERQWQVYE